TGCCTGGGGATAAAAGAGGTCGGCACTGTGTTCAGTCATAAGTTCTTACGCATTTCCTCCAAATGTAGGACCACTAATGATTTTCTATTTGAATTTCTTGCAGAGCTCATTTGTACAAGGAATTGTAACATTTCTGAATGCTTGTGTGATGCTATTTGTGATTATAGCTGGTTGTTATATTGGCTTCCAGATAGGATGGGATGGCTACAAGGTTACTGATGGGTAACGTATCTTAAAAACATTTGGTACTTTACATACTGCAGATTGACTTGTAGTGCACTTACACATCAAATTTTTTTCAGGTATTTTCCATACGGAGTAAATGGAATGCTTACTGGATCAGCAACTGTTTTCTTTGCATACATAGGCTTCGATACAGTAGCTAGTACTGCGGAGGAGGTATGTCCTAATCAGTAACTTTGTCCACTTCCTTTACAGTTATTGATTCTTCTTAACCTTACAGGTAAAAAATCCACAACGAGATCTACCACTGGGAATAGGAGCAGCATTGTCTATTTGCTGTTTGTTGTACATGATGGTTTCTGTTGTTATTGTTGGGATTGTACCATATTTCGCTATGGACCCAGATACACCTATTTCATCTGCCTTTGCAAAACATGGAATGCAGTGGGCAATGTAAGGATTCAActcttgttttgtttatcCCTTTAGCTATAATAATGGCTTCTGACTGAATTATCAATTGTTTTTTAGGTATGTTGTGACAAGTGGTGCTGTTCTTGCGCTGTGTTCAACCTTGATGGGCTCACTTCTTCCACAGGTATACGAAAACATCACTTGACGTGCGACTCAACCTCCTGATAACCCCAACATCTCTTAAATATTGGTTTAGCCTTTACCCTCTTGGATTAAACAGTTTACTTTGTAACATTTGGTCCATATAGAATTGTCAGTAATGGTAGCTAACTATTCCACGGTGCACAAGTGAAACTAGCCAAAGATGAAAACTTCAAAATAGTTGCTAAACTACTTGAGTTTTTATTTCTCACAGCCTAGAATACTGATGGCCATGGCACGAGATGGACTGTTGCCATCTTTCTTCTCTGATGTTAACAAGCAAACACAAGTACCTGTCAAGGGCACAATTGTGGCTGGCATATGTGCTGCTGCTCTGGCTTTTTTCATGGACGTTTCCCAGTTGGCAGGAATGGTAAGTAAATATCAGGCCGTTATCATTTGCATACTTTGATGGCCTTCTAGATACAAGAACATAAGAGTCCCACTCTGCAGCTGCGTAGAGTTAACATGAAGCGAGAATTAAATACTTGTCTGTTGCAGGTCAGTGTAGGCACGCTCCTTGCATTCACCGTAGTTGCTTTATCAATCTTGATACTCAGATATGTTCCTCCGGATGAGGCCCCTCTCCCTCTGCCGTCATCTCTGCAAGAACCATCCCATTTGAGCCAAGAATATGATGAGGAAAAGGGTAGGGATCCACTTGGAGATGATATCTGCAACACACCTCAAATAAAGGATTTGATTGTGGTAGAACCAATGAAGGACCCTCTTCTCGACAAGAAACAATATAAAGGTAGTGTGTGCACAGTTGCTTTGGGAGTTAAACTAGTTGTGCCATTTTCCGCACAAATGTTCTTCTACATCAGCTAACCAGAAAGAATTATCTTACAATATATTAGGCAAGATGGACGAGATGAAGCGTCGAAAGATAGCTGCTTCCAGCATAGGATCTGCCTGTCTAGGAGTCCTGGTCCTCACGTCTTCAGCTTCAGCCACATGGCTGCCTTTGTAAGTATGCATAAAGTTGTGTGAAAGAGATATACTCATTTCTCTAACAAATATATTCTTGTTTCCTATTGTCAGCCTCCCGGTATGCATTGGCTGCAGCATTGGTGGTGTGCTCCTTGCAGCTGGTCTTGGTGTACTCTCCTGGATCGACCAAGATGATGGCAGGCACTCTTTTGGTCATTCTGGGGGTACATTTAACTGCCTATGTTTTTATATCTGCTGTTTTTATTCTTTTGGTTGAAGAGGATTGCCAGTTTATTAGGCTGAATAATGCCATCCTTCTGTCTTTACTGCAGGATTCACATGCCCCTTTGTTCCATTTCTACCAGTTATATGTATCCTCATAAATACCTATTTGATGATAAACCTCGGGTTAGTGTCCTATCCAAATAATCCATTTTATGCACATTATTAGATGCTTattttgctcttcttttttttcctgttatcatccTGAACATTTATTTCCATTCTGTTCTTCAGTGGAGACGCTTGGATAAGAGTCGGCATATGGCTGTTGATAGGTGTTCTCGTGTACATTTTCTACGGGCGAACCCGCAGCTCGCTAATTGATGGTTACATCCCTGTAGCTCGGGCCAATGTAGACAGGATTTCATCAGGTTTTGTGTCCTAGAAAAGAATTGCATCATCTTCAGTGACAATTTCTAGTCGACAGAACCTTGCTAGCCCCTGGCTTTGCATAGATGTGTAGTCAAATATCAGTCAGTAAGGGGCTGTCTTGAATTTTTTCAAGCTCAGTCCACATGTCTCATGGACGCAAAAATTAGGCTGTGCATGAGCCAGATCAATATTCAGTGCTGGAGCGACATGCATAACTGCATATGTGTACCAAATTGGGTGAAGTGTGATTTTGATTGTATTTCATGTATAAACCCTTTGTACTGAAATGAGTACCTAAACATGGACAGAGTTACTGGGGTCATACAAAAATGGCAGTAGAAATCACTCCTTTGAAGTTGTAAATATATTCATCTCAAAAGAAACATCATTGTGGATTCGCAGTTTTGTCCTTGTTTAGTGGGCAGAGAGGTGGAACTTCAAATGAACTCAAATTAATGGAGTAagtattacttcctccgtccaacaaaggatgtctcaattttcactaaatttgaatgcatccatacactaagtcatgtctagatacattcatattttgaaaaacttgagacatcctttgttggacggagggagtatataaaaaGGGAACGAAGTAGAAATGTTTGGAGCAGTGGTGACTTTAAACATGTGTCTTTGAGGGTGCTGTTTTCCTGTGCTTCGGAAAATACCCCCTCCTTTCCAAATTATTAGACTCGCatgtatttttaaaataattttgATCATCAATTTAACCAACAAAATATGGTTATGTGTCACAGAAACTATACCACTGAATTTTGCATTCAAAAGAAGTTTATAATGTTATAATTTTCATGGTGAGTAAACtaatatattactccctccttttcataaatgttggcgtatttggtttcgcTAAGACAAGTtttgaccaatgataactCTACTGAGATGTTATTTATATGATATGAAAGCGTAATTATTGGCAAGAACTTTTGAAGACGAATATATTGATATAGATTTCATGTATTAAAAACAATATATTAATTTTAGTAATCTTTGGTCAAAGgttgtcttaatgaaacaaaatacgccaacctttgcgAAAAAGAGGGAGTAATTATCCAACTGATTGTCAAGTTGAAGTTCAAAATTTAGGGACACCAATAGCACATGTAAATGCAAGAGCATACGTTGAAATGTGTGCAAATTCGACATGCAAAAATCGTACTGTACAAACAAGATAAATGCAGTTTTTTAATGACACAATACCCTTAATCATGCAATCTTACATTTATTTCATGTGAAATCTGATTGACATAACTACCAAGTCACTTGATACCAAGTGCTCTGAGGGTGATAAAAGTTGCCTACATAGCACCAGTTCTTTCGATATTTCTTTCAGACCATAATTTGTACTAGGTTTGAAGGACTGGAGGGTGTATGAAAGGCAAATTATTCCCCCtctaaatactccctccatccagaAATAAATAACTTGGATTtatatagattcttatacaaattcaagttACTTATTTCTGGATGGAATGAGTATAAAAAATGCGGCGCTCCCTTCCTAAAACACTCCCATCCACCTCCGTCCCCACCCTCTATGACTCTAGTGCTTCTCCGTCATCCAATCTGTAAACGTGCACCTTCACAGACACGTGCACCTTCACAGAAGTTATCGGTAGTGCACGTTTTAAAAGCTTGAATACATGTGTCAGGACATAGGTGCGCGTCAAAATGTCGATTCGATGCATCTGTTAATTTCTGAGTTTCCATCAATTTACGCCGCCAAAATGTACTTGATGCAAATTAGCATGTAAAAGTGCACACAGGTGCACATTTACATCTCTCTACCCACCTTCGTGCAGGCCGAAAAGACTGCAGGCTTGGAGGATTACATCCTCAGATGGCCTTGCGCGCCACATGTTACATTAAGTCCTTTATTGAAAGCTATCATATTTTGTGAACATGACTAGTCCCTAGTTTCTAGGAGAACTGGATCTAAATTCAGGAATGCACAGAGCAGCTATAAATTCACCCACAAGGTTACAACTTACAACAGGGGTATTTGTAAGACGACTTCTAGATCCCAACAGTCCAATTCTGAAAATTACAATAGTTGGATTGATCAAAACGCTTTGATTAGCCCTCTACTGTGCCATGACACCCTAGTTTGGTTGTACTGACAGTTCATCCTCAAGGAAGTTGTATTCAAATGTGAAGTCGTTCTTGATTCTTTGGCACCTGCAAGCAGTATAGattgttagccaaactcacCTTTAGCGGTACTATTCGCTAACCCACATGAAAATAGACGATTCATTTGAAAATACCATCCATTGCCATCATCCGAGAGATGGAAATCAAAGTAGACATAGGATCCCCGCTCATAATCATCTGTTGTAACTTGTGGCTCCACATGCCGTTGGAACCAAGTATTGTACTTCCTGTGAAATCTCCATGACTGCTTCTTTAGTTCTCTAGCGGCCAAGTACTGCTGGTACGAGTTCTAccaaagtaaaagaaaaaagaaaaaaagaatgtcAGGAGCAAAGACCAAACAGTTTACAATTCATTAAAAGTTGGATGGCAGTGCCAGAAAAATGAATGGACAGTTGGAATTCGAAAAGAGAAGTGAAGCCACACCTGTTGATAATAAAAGGCAAAGAATAACATATCTGTGGCTAATGCATCGCTACCAATTCTTTCCCAAAAGGCTGGATTTGTAACAATTGGTGCCTGAATTTGTGGATAACTGGCAGGGGTCACTGAAGGATGCCGCTGCAAATGAGATAAGAAGGTTACAACGTACTCCCTCTATTCCCATTTACAAGACAttttggcaagccaaattGAATTGCCAAAACGTCTTATAAAAGGGAACACATgaagtactccgtacattAGAACATTTAGTGCTACACAAATGCATGCAGTGCCTCATACCGGAATATAATTTTTCGCACGTTCAGAGTCCTTTGGTTGTGGAAGCCTGTGGTATGCAGCTTCGAGCATTTGCAAATTATAAAGCTGATCATGACCAGATGCCGCAGAAGTTCCACTGAGATTATCTCCAATTGCACCAAAATCGGATACACTCCTCCGGCCAATAACACCGACACCAGATGATGGCATACCAGGTTGCAAAGGCTGCCCGGGTGATAAATCAGAGTCTCTAGATAGCTGGGTACCTTCTGCTATGGACGCTGAAGGATTCTGTGAAACCATACAAGAAAAATCAATGTTCAGATAATAAAGAAAGTAAGCACACAAACAAGCAACACAAATCCACATAATCTAAAGGGTATCTGGGTATGTTTGGTGGTGACCAAGATCTACCCTACAGCTTTTAATCATGCCCTAGATTTCAGTCCTTGTTTTGATGGTGCCCACGCCCCTTTTTTATCCACTCGAGTTCATTTATCTTGGCAACATTGGCCAAGACATGGGCAAGCAAAACAATTTAGCTAGCCAAACCAAACAGACACTAAAATTACTATCCAAAATGGTAATCACAAATCAAGAAGCAAAAGAAACATACGATGAGTATATTGTCTGATTTCTCTTCTCAAGGGCACAGAAACGGTGGGTCCAGGTGAAACATAATGTGCCCGTACAGTAAAATTCTATTCACAATTGGATTGTCTGGCACACTGTAGGAGCAGACAAAAAATATCGAGACGACAAATAATGTGACTATAACCACATTTAAACTTCCTGGGAAGCGAGTGCCATTAAAATCACCAGTTTCTTTCAATATTAGAGATAGCCCAATATGCTggaaattactccctctgatcctaaattcttgactcaaatttatccaaatatggatgtatctattcttaaaaagcgtctagatacatgtaatatttcgacaacaatttaggatcggagggagtagtattttatttgttccTTCCATCAGAAAAATACCAGCTAAGGAATGCCATAGATTATTGCAAGTTACTCCATTAGACATTAGTTACAGAAAGTTATTCCACATTTAATTACTCAAGTTATAAATTATTCACACTGATagttgcagacttgcagtaTCAATTAGTTACTGAAAGTTATCCCACAATTAATTACTCAAGTGATAAATTATTAACACTGATAGTTGCAGTGTCCCCAAATTCAAGTATGCAACTATCTTATTGGCTAAGTTCAGTGATTTCATGAGCAGGCATGTATGAATAGGTGGACAATACCGAATATGGAGTCTTCGTGTCATCTTCGTTGGTGGTTTTGTTGGCTCCAGTAGTTGCAGCAGACTCCACACTGATATCTTCAGTCATACCTTGTTGCTCTTCACTTTTTGTATGCACATTATCTGCACATAATGATAAATTATTAATGTGCACATTAAATTAGTGGACTTTCTATGTACTTGACATGAATGTGTGTACATTAAATTGCTCGAGAATTGAGGATTCAAGAGGCTGTGGCTGAGACGAGAAGGTAGGATACCTTGTCCCTGACCCCCTAGCCCAAGGCCTgcttgggaggaggaggaggaattcTGAGAATTAAACtgctcaaacaaacaaaaaaaatcagaaatgTGAAAGTGATCAGTATATAGAATTGAGTTTAGACTTCAAATATTACAATATGGTAGACCACATCGAGGGATACCTCTATAATATTGTTACAAAATTTACTGGTTGATTGATGCCTTAATGAACAAAACATGACTAAGCAACAACAGCACCAAATCAAACAAGACAATCAAAATtcaatatactccctccgccccatattaagtgcagtaatattacatgcatctagacgtattttgttatatagatacgtcgatatttagacaaatttgagtcgcttaatatgggacagagggactACTACTCTACAAAATTTGTTGTATTTCTTTATTAAAGGAGGCCTTAATATATCACAAGAATTATTTATCTATTATGCAGTAACAGCAGGAAGAACCTGTTGTAAAAGGGAATTTGGCTGCTGTGTCGAGAATTGCTTCTGATTTATCCCCGTTATATTAGAAACATTAAGAAGGTTTCCTTGCTGCTGTTGTACTTGCTGCAATCTTTGTAAGTACTTCTCCCTTTGGTCAGCAAGCTCAGGTCTTCCACGAAATTGACCCTGGAATACAAATAAGTAATGTCAGATATTCCTAAAATCATACAAGTATTTTGTGGCCAAATAAGGATAAAGAAAGATTAAAACGAATAAAATCTAAAGGAGGAAAAACACAGTAATTTGGGTGCATCAAACTGATAGGCATTCGATTAAGAGGAAACAACAATTGACGATTCAGGCCATGAATGTAAAAGCTCAAAATAAATCCCCATGTGACTTAAATCAGTTTAAACTTGAGACATAGCCGAGACATTACTATATGATCTATGACAACATTTCTGATAACACAGTGGAATTCAGAAATAAAACAGGGGAAAAGGTACATACGGTTTCACTTTGATTTTGAAAACCAGCAGGAGCTTGAGGCCGCCATTGAACCCCAGAAACAACTGGAGGAGAAAAAACTCTCCCTCCAAGCATGGCACTTTCACTTTGATTGTTAGAATCAGAATTAGTTGCATCATTAGTCCTCGGTACCGGCTGTGGTTGAACTTTATTACCAAGAGGTGAAATCAGTTGCTGAGAAAGACCAACACTGTTGACTCTCTCATCAGTACTCAATGTGTTTCTTTTGGACAAGTCATTTATTGCCGGAACTGCACTGATCGAACCATTTCCTGGAACTGGAACTGGAACTACACTTATGGGAGCAGCACCTAATGTCTGACTAGTTAACCCACGGGTAATACCCCTGCCAAGTCCAATTTCGGTAATTGCAGGAGATGATCTACGTGGAGGAAAGTTCATGCTATCCTCATCCTTCAAGGCACTTGATGCATTTGCAGGAATTGAAGTAACAGCAGGTATGCTCTCTGGAGCACTTCGAACAGTGGCAGAAGCAGAAAATATTGCAGGTACGGTGGGAGGAACAGTAAGTCGTACAGGGCCTGGGGAACTAATGGTATCTGCCGGAACTGAAACAGCTGCAATGCTGGTACTGATCACAGTGGGCACAACTGGCACTGAAGGTCCCAGATTTCCACCTTTCGGAGGTGGTGTTTGTGGCACCAATTCAGGATTGCTTTCTAGCGAAGCTGTTTCCTCTGCTTGATCTTGAGAAGTACTTTGTGAGGTTGTTGATATAGTAGCCTGAATCAAAGATGGGGGAAGAGTATTTTCAGCAAATTGACAAGTGATAAACAGGATCATACATTAAAAATATCTGGCTGGACATAATTTCTTGATTCACCTTGCATGCGTTTTTATTAAATAAACATATTAGCAAAATCATGAACATTGAAATTGAGAAATTCAAGCATTGGCTTCAAAGGAACATAATCACATAAATTAACTAGCAATTGAAGGTTGACAAGAAAGCAGAAGCCAGGATGCTAAGCCAACAATGCAGTTAGCAAATAATAGACAGTGTGTTATGAGTATTCAATATACATTTATTATGTCATTCTCCATGCATGACAAACCaacagatactccctccgtccaacaatagggGGGCATATTAGGTTTCGGTTGACTaagcctttgaccacaaattactccattaatatgtgactaatgtgatcaaaatcataaccataagaaAATATCGTTGAATaggaatataatggatatCAACTATGTCCTATAATAATATATTATTAGAGTAATTTATGGCCAAACCGTAGGTCAAAGGAAAGCTAATACGCCccctattgttggacggaggtagtaattAACAACTAACTATGAATAGCATGTAtctgcaaacaaaaaacacGTACCTGAGTAGGTGAAGTTGCTACTGGACTCTTTGTACTCAATACTGCAGTAGTAGAAACAGCAGCAACACCCTGCCAAACAGGAAACAATGCAGAAAATCTATAATAACCCGCATAACTATAATATGAAAAGCTACATTACAACAAACACATGATGGGGAAATAATCTTCATCGATGTAGCAGACTAGCAGTATTCATATATAAAGAATTAAGAATTTGTACTTTTGCCAGATGTTTCTATTAACTCTATCACAGAAAATCAAACTGAAATAAAGAGGTAACTAGACAGCTCACAGTCCACCTTAATAAGACTGGAAGGAGCAAGTGAAACCATATCTTCAAGTGCTTCAACCTTCTCCATAGGTAATGTGCTATAGAGATCCTCGACATCACTAAATTCATCAAAATCTTCCTGAATTAAGATAAAGAGATTGATAGtcacaacaaacaaaagatCTACACCATACTTGTAGGTAATCATAATTAGCAATCCACTGTTTGAAAAATGGTTATTATGGCAGCTAAATAGGAAGGCAATCACACCTGATTACGTTCAACATAGTCTTCTAGGAAATCTTTAACATCATTCACTTGCTCAGGACTCAACTCATCGTTATCCAAAAGTCTCAGGATTGACTCCAATTTTTTTATGTGAGCTTTATGTCGCGTAATAGATTTCTCTAAATGTACCTGATGATGCATAATTACTTCCTCGATACTGGATATTGTCAgaaaaaattccaaaaagaATAAAATGTGATCAATCTGCAACGCAATACAACTTATTATACCAATCGAGGAGgtctttgttttcctttcttaAATGAAAGTCCCTCAAGCTCTGCTTCAAAATTATCGATCTGATTTTCCAAATCACTAACCTGCAAACACAATCCAACACTGTATTAGAAATGTAGCGCCCATGCACAACAAATATTTAAATAATAACAGCAAAAGGTGTCAAAAACAACACAGTAATGATCGACAATATCAAAATACCAATAACATTAGTAGACTCAAGTACGCATGCATGTGACACATTCAGAGTAATCAGATCAAAGTCTTCAGTCATACAAATTCTGAATAGTCTGACATCAACAGTCATGAGGATGAGACTAATCATGAAAGGAAATCTGCAAAGCCGTGTCTTTTGGAACAAAGTCTAGACCACAGGTATCAGGCAAACAGTAATACAACATGGAAATGTTGCAATTAACAATTACTTTGCTTAGTCATGTTTACAGAAAAGCCAACATGAGACATAAAAGCATAAACACACAAGACTGAGCATACAGGTGCTGCTTCCAACATACCACACTGTTAAGCCAATCTCTTGTTTCAGCTTTAGCCTTCTCTCTGGGATCCTGCGTGAAATAACATATGATGCTGAGAATCACAacaactgaagaagaagaaaaatggatgGATCAAGGCTATGCGTTCTGAAAAAGCTGCCATTGTGAAATGAGCCACTAAACAGATGCACAGGTCAAAATGTAAAGctcaaccaaaaaaaatagaaaatgaaaTTTATAGTTGACAACTTGACATCACTTAAGATACAAACATACATTTCCAAACTGCCCTTTGTAATTTG
This is a stretch of genomic DNA from Brachypodium distachyon strain Bd21 chromosome 1, Brachypodium_distachyon_v3.0, whole genome shotgun sequence. It encodes these proteins:
- the LOC100846653 gene encoding cationic amino acid transporter 3, mitochondrial: MALEGGRGGGEIGGAAAATARRRFRNLMRRKPVDSDRVRAEGQPVLAKELNILELVAIGVGSTIGAGVYVLVGTVAREHTGPALAVSFLIAGIAAALSAFCYAELASRCPSAGSAYHYSYICIGEGVAWLIGWSLVLEYTIGGSAVARGISPNLALFFGGPDSLPWILARHQLPWFDVIVDPCAAALVFAVTGLLCLGIKESSFVQGIVTFLNACVMLFVIIAGCYIGFQIGWDGYKVTDGYFPYGVNGMLTGSATVFFAYIGFDTVASTAEEVKNPQRDLPLGIGAALSICCLLYMMVSVVIVGIVPYFAMDPDTPISSAFAKHGMQWAMYVVTSGAVLALCSTLMGSLLPQPRILMAMARDGLLPSFFSDVNKQTQVPVKGTIVAGICAAALAFFMDVSQLAGMVSVGTLLAFTVVALSILILRYVPPDEAPLPLPSSLQEPSHLSQEYDEEKGRDPLGDDICNTPQIKDLIVVEPMKDPLLDKKQYKGKMDEMKRRKIAASSIGSACLGVLVLTSSASATWLPFLPVCIGCSIGGVLLAAGLGVLSWIDQDDGRHSFGHSGGFTCPFVPFLPVICILINTYLMINLGGDAWIRVGIWLLIGVLVYIFYGRTRSSLIDGYIPVARANVDRISSGFVS
- the LOC100823027 gene encoding general negative regulator of transcription subunit 3 isoform X2, whose amino-acid sequence is MGASRKLQGEIDRVLKKVQEGVDVFDSIWNKVYDTENANQKEKFEADLKKEIKKLQRYRDQIKTWIQSSEIKDKKALMDARKQIEREMERFKVCEKETKTKAFSKEGLGQQPKTDPREKAKAETRDWLNSVVSDLENQIDNFEAELEGLSFKKGKQRPPRLVHLEKSITRHKAHIKKLESILRLLDNDELSPEQVNDVKDFLEDYVERNQEDFDEFSDVEDLYSTLPMEKVEALEDMVSLAPSSLIKGVAAVSTTAVLSTKSPVATSPTQATISTTSQSTSQDQAEETASLESNPELVPQTPPPKGGNLGPSVPVVPTVISTSIAAVSVPADTISSPGPVRLTVPPTVPAIFSASATVRSAPESIPAVTSIPANASSALKDEDSMNFPPRRSSPAITEIGLGRGITRGLTSQTLGAAPISVVPVPVPGNGSISAVPAINDLSKRNTLSTDERVNSVGLSQQLISPLGNKVQPQPVPRTNDATNSDSNNQSESAMLGGRVFSPPVVSGVQWRPQAPAGFQNQSETGQFRGRPELADQREKYLQRLQQVQQQQGNLLNVSNITGINQKQFSTQQPNSLLQQFNSQNSSSSSQAGLGLGGQGQDNVHTKSEEQQGMTEDISVESAATTGANKTTNEDDTKTPYSNPSASIAEGTQLSRDSDLSPGQPLQPGMPSSGVGVIGRRSVSDFGAIGDNLSGTSAASGHDQLYNLQMLEAAYHRLPQPKDSERAKNYIPRHPSVTPASYPQIQAPIVTNPAFWERIGSDALATDMLFFAFYYQQNSYQQYLAARELKKQSWRFHRKYNTWFQRHVEPQVTTDDYERGSYVYFDFHLSDDGNGWCQRIKNDFTFEYNFLEDELSVQPN
- the LOC100823027 gene encoding general negative regulator of transcription subunit 3 isoform X1; this translates as MGASRKLQGEIDRVLKKVQEGVDVFDSIWNKVYDTENANQKEKFEADLKKEIKKLQRYRDQIKTWIQSSEIKDKKVSASYEQALMDARKQIEREMERFKVCEKETKTKAFSKEGLGQQPKTDPREKAKAETRDWLNSVVSDLENQIDNFEAELEGLSFKKGKQRPPRLVHLEKSITRHKAHIKKLESILRLLDNDELSPEQVNDVKDFLEDYVERNQEDFDEFSDVEDLYSTLPMEKVEALEDMVSLAPSSLIKGVAAVSTTAVLSTKSPVATSPTQATISTTSQSTSQDQAEETASLESNPELVPQTPPPKGGNLGPSVPVVPTVISTSIAAVSVPADTISSPGPVRLTVPPTVPAIFSASATVRSAPESIPAVTSIPANASSALKDEDSMNFPPRRSSPAITEIGLGRGITRGLTSQTLGAAPISVVPVPVPGNGSISAVPAINDLSKRNTLSTDERVNSVGLSQQLISPLGNKVQPQPVPRTNDATNSDSNNQSESAMLGGRVFSPPVVSGVQWRPQAPAGFQNQSETGQFRGRPELADQREKYLQRLQQVQQQQGNLLNVSNITGINQKQFSTQQPNSLLQQFNSQNSSSSSQAGLGLGGQGQDNVHTKSEEQQGMTEDISVESAATTGANKTTNEDDTKTPYSNPSASIAEGTQLSRDSDLSPGQPLQPGMPSSGVGVIGRRSVSDFGAIGDNLSGTSAASGHDQLYNLQMLEAAYHRLPQPKDSERAKNYIPRHPSVTPASYPQIQAPIVTNPAFWERIGSDALATDMLFFAFYYQQNSYQQYLAARELKKQSWRFHRKYNTWFQRHVEPQVTTDDYERGSYVYFDFHLSDDGNGWCQRIKNDFTFEYNFLEDELSVQPN